In Mytilus edulis chromosome 7, xbMytEdul2.2, whole genome shotgun sequence, a single genomic region encodes these proteins:
- the LOC139529782 gene encoding uncharacterized protein isoform X3, with the protein MPELPENEQRPKSRNGSASKRTELNNSLNNQLNTTRKRIGSATYYDIASTLLGQGRTADLEDIFLSAARDGDYEKIENFLQRRSDCLVSVDVKDKRTGNTPLIWASKRGHTKIVQLLLKHGADITLRNYEIQTAVDVASSAIKSVLLDSVERTTESWHHLLLQAAWQGNVKVVRKLLNENKVRDINCCNSEGLTPLLLATRDMVMLEKFCTQLNKPYHPAEVVAELLRYRCDIHAIDGDGKTCLHYASQSKAIISPMVVQTIITAGPDIELQDKRLFAPIHCASQTGNVDTIETLLQGGSSVNSRGFAGTTPLHITAYNDHEKAASCLLSHGAQVMLTDDRGLTSLDLARGKKMKATLKEAWIEATRGKPVVDLAPIRAPSREEVRASVEKFDSKRKGEVIFDGYPSNPFANMQSTPHRGQPVSRHLSLKEKASRAEALMNKDIESGRFSPSPYAKEGPRRLGVVRGRKPSPLPRVNSKERHPSVSPDRLSNGGRESPAFNRNGRFRKSFDEGRLSRNRNNSNKLLTHPSPGSRFNKDSGVNTPTEDLDNCLQNSRLTPVSPSPSLSKKKHKRSGSDTATSMKVGHVAASCDPIMAQKERMGLVNKCQTPVQGAPVCPTSSKVLPPTPTCTNENSCLESKTINRDDTDSSKETSPRSDEDHPNLGGEIKQAFSSTLTLLRAKTKYKEDFVLEDSRPKDLKELLILQSSGSEESNYGSISSRSSDSSKENNGQPYKKVNNLKPVPQKQQDLKKNIRSFPKDGKKFQLRPNNNRVTESTSKKNLDVLKTRYDTPPVGQAVNSDKVIVHSNNLLNSEINSARKENTGNSNSQNQEKSQGQSSASVSKESKTSVKQSSQSKSAQGHVDFQGQRQRTVQSLRTSNSGRLENDGDKSAIKSNTISTTVSSNAIVKLGSQPGSSKPMQVVSNKLISNVRDEVKRQKSAGQNEQDPGAERKNSAKNSSLTNSIKQMINVAKSVVVPNSGKSKQKNSSVSKSVDSGPLVTTENKQTPAIPSEFLRTGSGSAKIVYTDITNNSVSMTTDEGSKNNSNTKNSVKDKVTQNTTNTSTPSGNKVTNTKPENNPPKRPPPPAVGKINGANSSKNISHSNTAVSKSVTKVSSPATSRKNSPSQQNNLSAKISSSPLIIKSASMSTIQESNNDKSGNLKSQSNSNVMKSGSDSNIKAKIEEEEPANFKYKPASAGKPPLVEILPSDTPRSKRTQGVFINPLEPVATPIIVNPFEQFDKPTAVSATEYGFVVQKPGIERSKTQTTIRSRGKSAKKAGKDGKPGSATSSRTGGKRKVLKNKEGKNSDDGNNRPKSGKTKRRIKSGKRRKKSATDTVLTKQSEQSDIALISGIGWHVATSCNDKSDVAAVQRIGSDSSESSDSDDLDMPTPRHYRPLHIETSNLAELSAHSPRFLEVKQRQQQRNENIPVLDNDGYPPMNLDVTQNSLPSAFDIENFLKNLNQEAGSEMNFDQAIKSLAIIPQDVNYDLDYANSPEVDEQTAALHRQILLGKLTPIPESPSIKSTHVLKTAEAIKNFDHKVKEEALNQLLGLNSDRNNNKSLENGVNNVGNVRKSAENMVRNSATDIALGNTLNSSPKQTNSHPPSGKNSGSRRIERTPSSEKRGHNPASRSSSNTSVKDKNNSASRLNSRNESGNSKGRLSRQSSSDLRRSSEAINESEKRKSREAINEVGKSSEVKIMNEEFINERESSEECLLDAKGNISSRRERKFSESKSDQPEDENNIDTVIEEILNNNTYRSTSSIRSTGSFRMSNRTDTITPADRQLLLRMTAEADNSPFHAGRLAESFTPRGNRMFDQDEKNRLAESFTPRANKGENNLRKPMLSGSSSQPHLNQSVDLETKETMKKILNSFKKMEMYVGDNKRETRKDVKKPEISASVPTSAVRVSVRPGTPSKAKSAGKFTEIKKEKMTPRAEEGRVAKSSTRLEDSRVVKSSSHNLKSGSHKQKSFIRQSVEPSLQVELPVIPVAGGDFEEEDLLIPDNETIVSHLSSSDSRSGSACTVFSQTEDTIQWKKGNVLGKGAFGTVWCGLTNEGQLIAVKQIELNTMDNDKAKREYEKVQEEVELLKTLNHKNIVGYLGTSLEENIVAIFMQFVPGGSIASILARFGALDEAVFRKYTKQILEGVEYLHSNDVIHRDIKGGNVMLMPNGIIKLIDFGCAKRLCINLSMGQSQILKSMKGTPYWMAPEVVNETGHGKKSDIWSVGCTVFEMATRKPPWSDMNPMAAIFAIGCDRPVPELPERFTLEARDFVNSCLTRDQSKRLSATQLLHHEFLIRRRHSNKK; encoded by the exons ATTGTACAATTGTTGTTAAAACATGGTGCTGACATAACTCTACGTAACTATGAGATTCAGACAGCCGTAGATGTCGCCTCCTCCGCTATAAAGTCCGTGCTGCTGGATTCTGTGGAAAGAACTACTGAATCATGGCATCATTTACTGCTGCAGGCTGCATGGCAGGGAAATGTCAAAGTTGTCAGGAAATTACTT AATGAAAACAAAGTACGTGACATAAATTGCTGTAATTCTGAAGGTCTGACACCATTACTATTGGCAACGAGGGACATGGTGATGTTAGAAAAGTTTTGTACACAGTTAAACAAGCCCTACCATCCAGCAGAAGTGGTTGCAGAACTCCTCAGATATCGATG TGATATCCATGCTATAGATGGAGATGGGAAAACTTGTCTTCATTACGCATCTCAATCTAAAGCTATCATTTCACCTATGGTGGTGCAAACAATAATAACAGCAGGACCAGATATAG aattgCAAGATAAAAGATTGTTTGCTCCTATACACTGTGCCTCCCAAACGGGCAATGTCGATACAATAGAGACATTACTACAAGGTGGATCTAGTGTCAACAGTCGGGGGTTTGCTGGTACCACCCCTCTACATATAACA GCTTACAATGATCATGAGAAAGCAGCTTCCTGTCTACTAAGTCATGGTGCTCAGGTAATGTTGACTGATGATCGGGGTCTGACATCATTAGATCTGGCCAGAGGGAAGAAAATGAAAGCTACACTGAAGGAGGCATGGATTGAGGCTACTAGGGGAAAACCTGTTGTAGATCTTGCCCCAATTAGAGCCCCAAGCAGAGAAGAGGTCAGAGCATCTGTAGAAAAGTTTGATTCCAAGAGAAAAGGAGAAGTTATTTTTGAT GGTTATCCCTCCAATCCATTTGCAAACATGCAGAGCACACCTCATC gtGGTCAACCTGTATCAAGACATTTAAGTTTGAAGGAGAAAGCCAGTCGAGCCGAGGCTTTGATGAATAAAGATATAGAATCTGGACGATTCAGTCCATCCCCATATGCCAA AGAAGGACCACGTCGTCTTGGTGTTGTCAGAGGACGTAAACCATCACCTTTACCTCGAGTTAACAGCAAAGAGCGACACCCATCAGTTAGTCCCGACAGGCTCAGCAATGGTGGGAGAGAGTCACCAGCATTTAACAGAAATGGCCGATTTAGAAAATCATTTGATGAGGGCAGACTCAGTCGAAACAGAAATAATAGTAATAAATTAT TAACCCACCCATCACCTGGTTCCCGGTTCAACAAAGACAGTGGTGTAAATACTCCAACAGAAGACTTGGATAACTGTCTACAGAATTCTAG ATTAACCCCTGTATCACCATCTCCAAGTTTgtcaaagaaaaaacacaaaagatccGGATCAGACACTGCAACCTCTATGAAGGTCGGCCATGTAGCTGCATCCTGTGATCCTATCATGGCTCAGAAAG AGCGAATGGGTTTAGTAAACAAATGCCAAACACCAGTCCAGGGAGCACCAGTGTGTCCTACATCGTCTAAAGTGCTGCCCCCTACACCTACATGTACAAATGAGAACAGTTGTCTAGAGTCTAAGACTATCAACAGAGATGATACTGATTCATCAAAG GAAACTTCTCCTCGTTCTGATGAAGACCACCCTAATTTAGGAGGAGAAATTAAACAAGCATTTAGTAGTACCCTTACTTTACTGAGGGCTAAAACAAAGTACAAGGAAGACTTTGTTTTGGAAGATAGTCGACCCAAAGATCTAAAAGAATTATTGATCTTGCAGTCCTCTGGAAGTGAGGAATCTAACTATGGATCCATTTCTAGTCGCAGTAGTGACTCTTcaaaagagaataatggacaaccatataaaaaagtcaataatttAAAACCTGTTCCTCAAAAACAgcaagatttaaagaaaaatataagaagtTTTCCGAAAGACGGTAAAAAGTTTCAACTTCGACCCAATAATAACAGAGTAACGGAAAGTACATCAAAGAAGAATTTAGATGTTTTAAAGACAAGATATGATACGCCACCTGTTGGACAAGCTGTAAATAGTGATAAAGTAATAGTACATTCAAACAATTTGTTAAACAGTGAAATAAATTCAGCAAGGAAAGAAAATACGGGAAATAGTAATTCACAAAATCAGGAGAAATCTCAGGGTCAGAGTTCAGCAAGTGTTTCAAAAGAAAGTAAAACTAGTGTTAAACAATCTAGTCAGTCTAAAAGTGCACAAGGTCATGTAGACTTTCAAGGTCAGAGACAAAGAACTGTGCAAAGTTTGAGAACATCTAATTCTGGTAGATTAGAAAATGATGGAGATAAATCTGCCATCAAAAGTAATACTATATCTACAACAGTTTCTTCAAACGCCATTGTTAAACTTGGTTCACAGCCAGGTAGCTCCAAACCAATGCAAGTGGTTTCTAATAAACTTATATCTAATGTTCGTGATGAAGTTAAGAGACAAAAATCTGCTGGGCAAAATGAACAGGATCCTGGTGCTGAAAGAAAGAACTCTGCCAAAAATTCATCTTTAACAAATAgtataaaacaaatgataaatgtTGCTAAAAGTGTTGTTGTGCCAAATTCTGGAAAATCTAAAcagaaaaactcatcagtgagtAAATCCGTTGATTCAGGTCCATTAGTGACAACAGAGAATAAACAAACGCCTGCCATCCCGTCAGAGTTTTTACGTACAGGGTCAGGGTCAGCAAAGATTGTGTACACAGATATTACCAATAATTCTGTTTCTATGACTACAGATGAAGGTAGTAAAAACAACTCAAATACAAAAAATAGTGTTAAAGACAAAGTTACTCAAAATACAACAAACACATCAACTCCGTCTGGAAATAAAGTAACAAATACTAAACCAGAAAATAACCCGCCAAAACGTCCTCCCCCTCCGGCTGTTGGAAAGATAAATGGTGCTAACTCATCCAAGAATATATCTCATTCTAATACTGCTGTCTCCAAATCTGTCACAAAAGTGTCTTCACCGGCCACAAGCAGAAAGAACTCGCCatcacaacaaaacaatttatctGCCAAAATCTCATCTTCACCTCTGATCATTAAATCAGCATCAATGTCTACCATTCAGGAATCAAACAATGACAAATCGGGAAATCTCAAATCTCAATCAAATTCTAATGTTATGAAATCAGGAAGTGACTCAAATATAAAAGCTAAAATTGAAGAGGAAGAACCTGCTAATTTCAAATATAAACCTGCTAGTGCTGGCAAACCACCATTAGTAGAAATATTACCGTCTGATACTCCAAGGTCAAAAAGGACTCAAGGTGTTTTCATAAATCCATTAGAGCCCGTAGCTACACCTATTATTGTTAATCCTTTTGAACAGTTTGATAAGCCGACAGCTGTTTCTGCCACAGAGTATGGATTTGTTGTACAAAAGCCAGGTATAGAGAGATCTAAAACACAGACTACAATTAGAAGTAGAGGGAAGAGTGCAAAGAAGGCAGGGAAAGATGGAAAACCTGGCTCAGCTACATCCAGTCGAACTGGAGGCAAAcgaaaagttttgaaaaataaagaaggtAAAAATTCTGATGATGGAAATAATCGACCAAAAAGTggaaaaacaaaaagaagaattAAATCTGGAAAAAGGCGGAAAAAATCTGCAACTGATACTGTACTTACAAAACAGTCGGAACAATCTGATATTGCTTTGATTTCTGGGATAGGTTGGCATGTAGCCACTTCCTGTAATGATAAATCTGATGTTGCTGCTGTACAAAGAATTGGGTCAGATTCATCGGAGTCATCAGACAGCGATGACCTTGACATGCCAACACCACGACATTATCGTCCATTACATATCGAAACTTCAAACCTTGCTGAATTGTCTGCACATTCTCCTAGGTTCCTTGAAGTTAAACAACGACAGCAACAGAGAAACGAAAACATTCCAGTATTAGATAATGACGGCTACCCACCAATGAACCTGGATGTAACACAGAATTCATTGCCATCAGCATTTGATATAGAAAATTTCTTGAAAAACTTGAATCAAGAAGCTGGCTCAGAAATGAATTTTGATCAAGCAATTAAAAGTTTGGCAATTATACCTCAGGATGTAAATTATGATCTAGATTACGCTAATTCGCCTGAAGTTGACGAGCAGACAGCTGCATTACATAGACAAATCTTACTTGGAAAATTAACTCCTATTCCAGAATCTCCGTCGATAAAATCCACTCATGTTCTTAAAACTGCAGAGGCTATAAAAAATTTTGATCATAAAGTGAAAGAAGAAGCACTTAATCAGTTACTAGGACTTAATTCAGACAGAAATAACAATAAGAGTTTAGAGAATGGGGTAAATAATGTTGGCAATGTGAGAAAGAGTGCAGAGAATATGGTAAGAAACAGTGCAACTGATATTGCATTAGGAAATACCCTAAATTCAAGTCCTAAACAAACAAATTCTCACCCTCCTTCTGGTAAAAATAGTGGGAGTAGACGCATTGAAAGAACTCCATCATCTGAGAAAAGGGGACACAATCCTGCAAGTCGGAGTTCTAGTAATACTTCagtgaaagacaaaaataatagTGCGTCAAGGTTAAATTCTAGAAATGAGTCTGGAAACTCAAAAGGTAGACTGTCACGTCAAAGTTCTAGTGACCTTAGAAGGTCAAGTGAAGCCATCAATGAATCTGAGAAAAGAAAATCAAGGGAGGCAATCAATGAAGTAGGGAAAAGTAGTGAAGTCAAAATAATGAATGAAGAATTTATTAATGAGAGAGAGTCATCTGAAGAATGTCTGCTAGATGCAAAGGGAAACATTAGTTCTAGGAGAGAAAGAAAGTTTTCTGAAAGTAAAAGTGACCAACCTGAAGATGAAAATAATATTGACACAGTTATTGAAGAAATTTTAAATAACAATACCTACAGGTCAACATCGTCTATCAGATCTACCGGATCATTTAGAATGTCTAATCGTACGGACACAATTACTCCAGCCGATCGTCAGTTGTTATTGAGAATGACCGCTGAGGCAGATAACTCACCATTTCATGCAGGTAGACTTGCTGAGTCTTTTACGCCTAGAGGAAATCGAATGTTTGACCAAGATGAGAAAAATAGACTTGCTGAGTCATTCACCCCTAGAGCAAATAAAGGTGAAAATAATCTTAGGAAACCCATGTTATCTGGTAGTAGTAGTCAACCTCACCTTAATCAGAGTGTTGATTTAGAAACTaaagaaacaatgaaaaaaattctTAATAGTTTTAAAAAGATGGAAATGTATGTTGGTGATAACAAACGTGAGACAAGGAAAGATGTGAAAAAACCTGAGATTAGTGCATCTGTACCCACATCTGCTGTTAGGGTATCAGTTCGACCAGGAACCCCATCTAAAGCCAAATCAGCTGGTAAATTCACTGAGATTAAGAAGGAAAAGATGACCCCACGAGCTGAGGAAGGGAGAGTTGCTAAGAGCTCGACAAGATTGGAGGATAGCAGGGTTGTAAAGAGTAGTTCTCATAATCTAAAGAGTGGTTCACATAAG CAGAAATCTTTCATCCGACAGTCTGTAGAACCTAGTTTACAGGTAGAATTACCTGTGATACCTGTCGCTGGAGGGGACTTTGAAGAGGAAGACCTACTGATACCTGATAATGAG ACAATTGTCAGCCATTTATCAAGTTCTGACAGTAGATCTGGCAGTGCTTGTACAGTGTTCTCCCAGACAGAGGATACAATACAGTGGAAAAAAGGCAATGTTCTAGGCAAAGGGGCATTTGGAACG gtATGGTGTGGATTGACCAATGAGGGACAGTTGATAGCTGTTAAACAGATAGAATTGAATACAATGGACAATGACAAGGCAAAGAGAGAATATGAAAAGGTCCAAGAAGAGGTGGAACTTCTCAAAACACTTAATCATAAAAATATTGTAGG aTACCTTGGAACTAGCCTAGAAGAAAACATTGTCGCTATATTCATGCAGTTTGTTCCTGGAGGTTCTATAGCCAGTATATTGGCCAGATTTGGTGCTTTAGACGAAGCTGTGTTCAGAAAATATACCAAACAGATTCTAGAGGGCGTAGAATACCTCCATTCTAATGATGTCATTCATAG AGATATAAAGGGAGGAAACGTGATGTTGATGCCAAATGGGATTATAAAATTGATAGACTTTGGGTGTGCCAAACGTTTGTGTATAAATCTAAGTATGGGACAGTCACAAATACTCAAGTCCATGAAAGGTACACCGTACTGGATGGCTCCAGAGGTGGTCAATGAAACTGGACATGGGAAGAAATCAGATATATG GAGTGTTGGTTGTACTGTATTTGAAATGGCAACAAGGAAACCTCCATG GTCTGATATGAACCCTATGGCAGCCATTTTTGCCATTGGTTGTGACAGACCTGTGCCAGAGTTGCCAGAAAGGTTCACACTAGAGGCCAGAGATTTTGTCAACAGTTGTCTAACCAG ggaCCAAAGTAAGAGATTATCAGCTACTCAACTATTGCATCATGAATTTCTTATACGAAGGAGACACTCAAATAAGAAATAA